The sequence TCCATGTTCCACGAAACGTTCGGTTACTACGCTCAAGGGGTGACCGTGAAGACGGCCGTATTACCAAAGAACTGGCGGAAACGGCTCATTCGTTATGAAACACCGGCCACCCGCCCGGTCGTGGCGTGGTGTTTAGAGATTCATGACCTTTGGATCAGCAAGGCCGTCGCCGGTCGACCGAAGGATCTGGAATTCTGCAAGGCACTTCTCAAGGCCGGTGCCGTCGATCCCGGCGTTCTCACGCGGCGTCTCGCGGACGTCAGCGAAATGGAGGATGAAGTGCGAAATGCGGTTGAACGGCGCATCAATCA is a genomic window of Bdellovibrionota bacterium containing:
- a CDS encoding DUF6036 family nucleotidyltransferase codes for the protein MKRREFEHAVRAAGAVLGTNELLVIGSQALHGSNPKKFPKEAERSVEVDIAAWDDSDGHKADLLDGSIGEASMFHETFGYYAQGVTVKTAVLPKNWRKRLIRYETPATRPVVAWCLEIHDLWISKAVAGRPKDLEFCKALLKAGAVDPGVLTRRLADVSEMEDEVRNAVERRINHRDGVIRRS